GCATTCGGCCGTCCGCGGTACAGTAAAGCGCGCCGATCGGAAAAAGAGATGATACCAATGTTGAACCAGGCAGTTACGGCCGCCCGTTCCGGGCAGTTTAACGCAGGGCTAACAGCCAAAGGCATGTCGGAAGACCTGCTAACCGAACTGGAAGATTTAGCCAATCAACTCATTGAAACCGATAACGAACAGGAAATGCTGAAAAAGCAGCAACTAATCGTTACCGACGAGCGCATAAAGCTTTACAATTCTATTTGGGATAAGCTGGTGAAAATCAACTCCGCCGCTAAAATTCTCTTTCCTGACGATCCGGCCCGGTTAGCCATTTATCAGCTTTACGAAACTTCAACTGAAACGGCTGAAAACGAAACGCCGCCCGGCAACGAAAACACAAACGAATAATTCGCAGACCATCATTACGCTAAACGTCCGGATACAGAAACTATCCGGACGTTTTTTTATTTAACTACTACCTTCAGCTTTTCCAAAATCCCAAACTTTGGAAAAGCTAAAAACACGGGGTTCAGTCCCATAAAAACTATCGCCAATAAACGTTTATTAGGATTTAATTAAATTTTTTAACAAAAGTTTAATAAAGTTAATCTTATACTTAGCCTCCGAATAATAAATCACCTAAAAAACATTGGAGGATTCTTTTATGTCTACCCGCACTAAATGGTTAAGTTTATCATTAACTCTTCTGTTTCAACTGGTTTTCATCGGAACCTATGCCGCCGGCACCGGCGTCGAGTTGTACACCCCTTACACCCGCATTTCCGTTCCACCGGGAGAAACGATTAATTACAACATCGAGGTTATCAACAACACCAGCCAGATTCAAACCATGCCCATTTCGGTAGTAGGAATGCCCCGTGGATGGGATAGCCAATTGAAGTCGGGCGGCTGGAAAATCAGTCAAATCTCTGTCCTTCCGGGGAAAAAAGAGAAGCTTTCCCTGAAAGTAGATGTACCGCTGAAAATAAACAAAGGCAGCTATCATTTTAAAGTGTTAGCCGGCGGATACACTTCGCTCTTGCTGAATGTGGTGGTTTCGAAACGAGGAACCTATCAAACCGAGTTCACCACCGACCAACCCAACATGAAAGGGAACTCGAAGGCATCGTTTACCTTTAAAGCCAAGCTGAAAAACAGTACGGACAATAATCAGCTTTACGCACTCAAGGCCGACGCTCCCCGTGGCTGGAACGTGACCATCAAAGCCAGCTACAAAGAAGTGGCATCGGTGAACATCGCCCCCAACGCAGAGAAAGATATTTCCATCCAGATCAAGCCGCCGTCGGAAGTGAAAGCGGGTACATACCGCATCCCCGTGACAGCTTCTTCCGGAACGACTTCGGCCGAGATTGCCCTGGAGGTGGTGATTACCGGAACATTCAATATGGACCTGACAACGCCCACCGGCCTGCTCAGCACCGATATCACGGCCGGCGACCAAAAACAGGTTGAATTCCTGGTTCGCAATACCGGCTCATCCGATCTGAAAGACATCAACTTCGATGTAACAAAGCCTACCGACTGGAAAGTTACATTCGACCCGAAAAAGATTATCGACCTTCAGGCCGGCAAAACAACCAAAGTGATGGCTACCATCCAGGCCTCCAAGAAGGCAATTGCCGGTGATTACGTCACCAAAATCGAGGCAAAAACACCGGAAATCGGTACCAAGGCCGAGTTACGTGTCACCGTGAAAACACCCATGTTGTGGGGTTGGATTGGCGTTTTCATTATCCTCTTAGCTCTCGGAAGCGTGTTTTATCTGTTCCGCAAATATGGAAGGAGGTAATGCATGGCTGAAAACATTATCGAGCTGGTCGATCTGACCAAAAAATACGGATCGTTCACAGCCGTCAATCGCTTAAACCTTTCGGTGAAAAAAGGCGAGGTGTTTGGCTTGCTCGGCCCCAACGGCGCGGGAAAGTCGACAACTATCCTGATGATGCTGGGACTGACCGAACCCTTTTCCGGTTCCGTGAAAGTTTGCGGCATCAATTCCACCGAAAACCCGATTGAGGTGAAACGGCGTGTTGGTTACCTTCCGGAAGATGTAGGTTTCTATCCTGATCTTACCGGAATGGAAAACCTGAAATACATCGCCCGGCTGAACGGCATACCGGAAAAAGATGTCGAACCGAAAGCCAAAGAGCTACTGACCCGTGTGGGACTTGCCGCTCAGGCGGAAAAGAAAACCGGGAAATATTCGCGCGGAATGCGCCAGCGGCTCGGTTTGGCCGAAGTGCTCATCAAAACGCCCGAAGTCATCATCCTCGATGAGCCGACCTCGGGTATCGACCCGACCGGAATCCGCGAGTTCCTCGAATTGATTGTTCAACTCAGCAAGGAAGAAGGCATCACGGTCTTGTTTTCTTCACACAATTTGCACCAGGTGCAGCAAGTTTGCGACCGCGTGGGACTCTTCGTCAGCGGCAAGCTGATTGCCGAAGGAAACATTGAATCGCTTTCGCAGAAGCTGTTTTCCACCGAATCGTTCGTCGTGGAGGCCGGTATTGCTACTTCCGGAAACGAAAACAACGGAAATGGCCTGGCTGAGAGTCTGAAAAACATCGACGGGGTTACGTCGGTTTCGCAAAAAGATCATACGTTCTACGTGGGATGTACGCGCGATGCCACGGCTGACATTGCCCGGGAAATTGTTTCATCGGGCTCCGGGTTAGCGTTCCTGCGCAAGAAGGAATATGGCCTCGATGACATTTATAACCGCTATTTCGAAGGAGGTGAAGTTCATGAGTGATATAGCAAAACAGATACAACAACCCAAAGAGTCGTGGCTCGACAAACTCGCCCATTCGCTGGGATTCGTATCCCGCAAGGAAGTGGGCATGCATCCCTTCCGGGTGATTGTCGACAAAGAGATATCGGACCTGGTGCGTAGCTGGCGTTTCAAAATTCTGATTGGCATCATCGTGCTAACGTGCCTCGGTTCGCTTTATACGGCTTTGACCAACATCGGTCACGCGGTGAA
This Prolixibacter sp. NT017 DNA region includes the following protein-coding sequences:
- a CDS encoding NEW3 domain-containing protein, whose translation is MSTRTKWLSLSLTLLFQLVFIGTYAAGTGVELYTPYTRISVPPGETINYNIEVINNTSQIQTMPISVVGMPRGWDSQLKSGGWKISQISVLPGKKEKLSLKVDVPLKINKGSYHFKVLAGGYTSLLLNVVVSKRGTYQTEFTTDQPNMKGNSKASFTFKAKLKNSTDNNQLYALKADAPRGWNVTIKASYKEVASVNIAPNAEKDISIQIKPPSEVKAGTYRIPVTASSGTTSAEIALEVVITGTFNMDLTTPTGLLSTDITAGDQKQVEFLVRNTGSSDLKDINFDVTKPTDWKVTFDPKKIIDLQAGKTTKVMATIQASKKAIAGDYVTKIEAKTPEIGTKAELRVTVKTPMLWGWIGVFIILLALGSVFYLFRKYGRR
- a CDS encoding ABC transporter ATP-binding protein; this encodes MAENIIELVDLTKKYGSFTAVNRLNLSVKKGEVFGLLGPNGAGKSTTILMMLGLTEPFSGSVKVCGINSTENPIEVKRRVGYLPEDVGFYPDLTGMENLKYIARLNGIPEKDVEPKAKELLTRVGLAAQAEKKTGKYSRGMRQRLGLAEVLIKTPEVIILDEPTSGIDPTGIREFLELIVQLSKEEGITVLFSSHNLHQVQQVCDRVGLFVSGKLIAEGNIESLSQKLFSTESFVVEAGIATSGNENNGNGLAESLKNIDGVTSVSQKDHTFYVGCTRDATADIAREIVSSGSGLAFLRKKEYGLDDIYNRYFEGGEVHE